In a genomic window of Thalassotalea piscium:
- a CDS encoding RodZ domain-containing protein, with the protein MTQNDNTIESSDEIEPEPLGPGILLSQAREKCGLSLQEVANKLNFRLALVKEIEENKFNTALPATFNRGYLKNYARLVNVPVQEVLDSFEALSSAKTEGVDMQRSAMQSFSKQIEKQAENNRLMWVSYLILAILIGSTLMWWLQDGELSIIDTNSHKNEETLTMAESEPTQSELLGATGTPEDFIDTETLPEKADEQVLDETEMALEEQDHVDTLTEQAVFDEMPLNEVDNTDAAELISSPVDVSFNFIGDCWVNIYDATGERIAWGIKKAGYEMNISGKAPFSITLGKPELVTIVYDGVAVDMSQFNRGNIAKFSLPLE; encoded by the coding sequence ATGACCCAAAATGATAATACTATTGAATCATCAGATGAAATTGAACCTGAACCTTTAGGGCCAGGAATACTACTTAGTCAAGCGCGTGAAAAATGTGGTTTATCACTTCAGGAAGTTGCTAATAAATTAAACTTCCGTTTAGCCTTGGTGAAAGAAATAGAAGAAAATAAGTTTAATACTGCTTTGCCTGCCACCTTTAATCGAGGTTACTTAAAAAATTATGCCAGGCTGGTTAACGTTCCTGTTCAGGAAGTGTTAGATAGTTTCGAAGCATTATCTTCAGCAAAAACTGAAGGTGTGGATATGCAGCGTTCAGCCATGCAAAGCTTTTCAAAACAAATAGAAAAGCAGGCTGAAAATAACCGCTTAATGTGGGTGAGTTATTTGATTTTAGCTATTTTGATTGGCTCAACGCTAATGTGGTGGCTTCAAGATGGCGAACTAAGCATTATCGATACTAACTCACATAAAAACGAAGAAACCTTAACGATGGCAGAGAGTGAGCCAACTCAGAGCGAATTACTTGGTGCAACTGGTACTCCTGAAGATTTTATTGATACTGAAACTTTGCCAGAAAAAGCTGACGAACAAGTGTTAGACGAAACTGAAATGGCGCTTGAAGAACAGGACCATGTTGACACGTTAACTGAACAAGCGGTTTTTGATGAAATGCCGTTGAATGAAGTTGATAACACAGACGCTGCAGAGTTAATTTCTTCCCCTGTTGATGTTAGTTTTAACTTTATTGGTGACTGCTGGGTTAATATTTATGATGCCACAGGAGAGCGAATTGCTTGGGGCATTAAAAAAGCAGGCTATGAAATGAATATTAGTGGTAAAGCGCCGTTTTCTATTACCTTAGGTAAACCAGAGTTAGTGACCATTGTTTATGATGGTGTTGCAGTTGATATGTCACAATTTAATCGCGGTAATATTGCTAAGTTTAGCTTACCACTAGAATAA
- the ispG gene encoding flavodoxin-dependent (E)-4-hydroxy-3-methylbut-2-enyl-diphosphate synthase, translated as MFKESPIVRRISRQIMVGNVPVGGNAPISVQSMTNTLTTDVEATVKQIKALEAVGADIVRVSVPTMDAAEAFKLIKQQVNAPLVADIHFDYRIALKVAEYGADCLRINPGNIGREDRVQAVVASARDKNIPIRIGVNGGSLEKDIQEKYTEPTAEALLESAMRHVEILDRLNFHDFKVSVKASDVFLAVGAYRLLAKQIDNPLHLGITEAGGLRSGSVKSSVGLGLLLAEGIGDTLRVSLAADPVEEIKVGFDILKSLKLRSRGINFIACPSCSRQEFDVISTVNELEQRVEDILTPMDVSIIGCIVNGPGEATVSDLGLTGSSKKSGFYLDGIRQRERFDNNNLVDQLEQRIRAKAKLLDQKNKIDIKEV; from the coding sequence ATGTTTAAAGAATCTCCTATTGTTCGTCGTATATCTCGCCAAATTATGGTGGGCAATGTCCCCGTAGGCGGCAATGCGCCAATAAGCGTTCAGTCGATGACAAACACCCTTACTACCGATGTAGAAGCAACTGTAAAGCAAATAAAAGCATTAGAGGCAGTGGGTGCTGATATTGTTAGAGTCAGTGTTCCTACTATGGATGCAGCAGAAGCGTTTAAGTTAATAAAACAACAAGTTAATGCGCCTTTAGTTGCCGATATTCACTTTGACTATCGAATTGCCTTAAAGGTAGCAGAGTACGGTGCTGATTGTTTGCGGATAAATCCCGGAAATATTGGGCGTGAAGACCGAGTGCAAGCAGTTGTTGCATCAGCTAGAGATAAAAACATCCCAATCAGAATAGGGGTCAATGGCGGCTCATTAGAAAAAGATATCCAAGAAAAATATACTGAACCAACAGCAGAAGCCTTATTAGAATCAGCTATGCGTCATGTTGAAATTCTCGATCGTTTAAATTTTCACGACTTTAAAGTAAGTGTTAAAGCTTCAGACGTATTTCTTGCCGTGGGCGCATATCGTTTGCTTGCTAAACAAATAGATAACCCACTTCATCTGGGCATTACCGAAGCTGGTGGTTTACGCTCAGGTTCAGTTAAGTCATCAGTTGGGTTAGGGTTATTACTTGCTGAAGGCATTGGTGATACCTTGAGGGTTTCATTGGCTGCTGATCCGGTTGAAGAAATTAAAGTTGGTTTTGATATTTTAAAATCGTTAAAGCTAAGAAGCCGTGGTATTAACTTTATCGCTTGCCCCAGTTGTTCACGCCAAGAGTTTGATGTTATCTCTACGGTTAATGAATTAGAGCAACGTGTTGAAGATATTTTAACACCAATGGATGTCTCGATTATTGGGTGTATTGTAAATGGACCGGGAGAGGCGACTGTTTCAGATCTTGGGCTAACAGGTAGTAGTAAGAAAAGTGGTTTTTACTTGGATGGAATAAGACAAAGAGAACGTTTCGATAATAATAATCTAGTTGACCAACTAGAACAGCGTATCCGTGCAAAAGCTAAGTTACTCGATCAAAAAAATAAAATTGATATAAAAGAAGTCTAG
- the hisS gene encoding histidine--tRNA ligase, producing MSKAIQAVRGMNDCLPSETNVWQMVESVLRRVASNYGFAEIRMPIVESTALFKRSIGEVTDIVEKEMYTFEDRNGDSLTLRPEGTASCVRAGNQHGLLYNQEQRLWYMGPMFRHERPQKGRYRQFHQFGLEAFGIATPDIDAEVILLTSRLWRELGINEFVTLELNSLGSNEERANYRDALVEFLTEKESLLDEDSKRRMHTNPLRVLDSKNPDVQAALVDAPKLSQYFGKESLEHFEGVCQRLDAAGINYVINERLVRGLDYYNRTVFEWVTDSLGAQGTICAGGRYDGLVEQLGGKSTPGFGFALGIERLVLMLISLDKVTNTRPQADVYLISLGDGIDIAASGLAEQWRDQVPEIRIQNHVGGGNMKKQMKRADKSGAQVAIILGEDELSQESVTVKYLRGQNEQQSMAFTEVPNFLASLIKG from the coding sequence GTGAGTAAAGCTATTCAAGCAGTCAGAGGTATGAATGATTGTTTGCCATCAGAAACGAATGTTTGGCAAATGGTTGAGTCAGTGTTACGTCGTGTTGCCAGCAATTACGGGTTTGCTGAAATACGCATGCCTATTGTTGAATCTACTGCGCTGTTTAAACGATCTATTGGTGAAGTAACCGATATTGTAGAAAAAGAAATGTACACTTTTGAAGATCGAAATGGCGATAGCTTAACACTTCGTCCTGAAGGTACAGCCTCTTGTGTACGCGCGGGCAACCAACATGGTTTACTGTATAACCAAGAACAGCGGTTGTGGTATATGGGGCCAATGTTCCGTCATGAGCGCCCTCAAAAAGGTCGGTACCGTCAATTTCACCAATTTGGCTTAGAAGCCTTTGGTATAGCAACACCAGATATCGATGCAGAAGTTATTTTATTAACTTCTCGCTTGTGGCGGGAACTTGGCATCAATGAATTTGTCACACTAGAGTTGAATTCGTTAGGTTCAAACGAAGAGCGTGCTAATTACCGAGATGCACTCGTTGAGTTTTTAACTGAAAAAGAATCATTACTTGACGAAGACAGCAAGCGTAGAATGCATACAAATCCGCTGCGAGTACTCGATAGTAAAAACCCAGATGTACAAGCTGCGTTAGTTGATGCACCAAAATTATCTCAATATTTTGGTAAAGAATCGCTTGAGCATTTTGAAGGTGTTTGTCAGCGTTTAGATGCTGCTGGCATTAACTATGTGATTAACGAGCGACTAGTACGTGGTTTAGATTATTACAATCGCACTGTTTTTGAGTGGGTAACTGATAGTTTAGGAGCGCAAGGGACTATCTGTGCCGGTGGTCGTTACGACGGTTTAGTAGAGCAGCTTGGTGGTAAATCAACACCGGGTTTTGGATTCGCATTAGGTATTGAAAGACTTGTCTTAATGCTTATTAGCTTAGACAAAGTCACTAATACGCGACCTCAAGCTGATGTTTATTTAATTAGTTTAGGCGATGGTATTGATATAGCTGCAAGTGGATTAGCTGAACAATGGCGTGATCAAGTACCGGAAATACGTATTCAGAACCACGTAGGTGGTGGCAATATGAAAAAACAGATGAAACGCGCAGATAAATCAGGCGCACAAGTTGCAATAATTTTAGGCGAAGATGAACTGAGCCAAGAAAGTGTTACCGTAAAATACTTACGTGGACAAAATGAACAACAAAGTATGGCTTTCACCGAAGTGCCAAACTTTTTAGCAAGTTTAATTAAGGGTTAG
- a CDS encoding YfgM family protein yields the protein MDINQTEEQQVETIKRLWGEYGNSIIAGLTIGFAGFIGFNYYQDNKYENEIATSEAYQSVVELIAEDSTEAFRQQGDKFITEHADSNYAVLTALALAKDAVTHKDWSKAESYLSTAIEKSSDEGLKGIATLRKARIQLQQDKAALALETLATPLSEAFKASAEETKGDAYLAQDKKELARNAYQAAITASGDAATPALQMKLDDLAENISLVN from the coding sequence GTGGATATCAATCAAACAGAAGAACAACAAGTAGAAACAATAAAACGTCTTTGGGGCGAATACGGTAATTCAATTATTGCAGGTCTAACCATTGGTTTTGCAGGCTTTATTGGCTTTAATTATTATCAAGATAATAAGTATGAAAATGAAATAGCGACGTCAGAAGCTTATCAGTCTGTTGTCGAACTGATTGCTGAAGATAGTACTGAAGCTTTTCGCCAGCAAGGTGATAAGTTTATTACCGAGCATGCAGACTCAAACTATGCTGTTTTAACGGCTTTAGCATTAGCAAAAGACGCCGTTACACATAAAGACTGGAGCAAAGCTGAAAGTTATTTGTCCACAGCTATTGAAAAGTCTAGTGATGAAGGGCTTAAAGGTATAGCGACGCTACGTAAAGCACGTATACAATTACAACAAGATAAAGCAGCATTAGCGCTAGAAACACTGGCAACGCCTTTATCTGAAGCATTTAAAGCGTCAGCTGAAGAAACAAAGGGTGATGCTTATCTTGCACAAGATAAAAAAGAACTCGCGCGTAACGCATATCAGGCAGCTATTACAGCAAGTGGTGATGCAGCTACACCGGCATTACAAATGAAATTGGATGATTTGGCTGAAAATATTAGTTTAGTTAATTAA